The following are encoded in a window of Deltaproteobacteria bacterium genomic DNA:
- the pdxH gene encoding pyridoxamine 5'-phosphate oxidase, translating into MSKVIAPIDIFKEWFEEAKKKEESYPEAIALATVSSLGMPDVRMVLMKSFDERGFVFFTNYQGKKAQDIEFCSQATICFYWKSLQRQIRISGTLAKTSGQESDDYFQTRPRLSQIGAWASKQSEVMSSEYELEKRVVEFTLKFHVGPVPRPPQWGGYRLSPQRFEFWEERPSRIHRRREFLLKDSEWTSSFIFP; encoded by the coding sequence ATGTCAAAAGTCATAGCACCAATTGATATTTTTAAAGAATGGTTTGAAGAAGCCAAAAAAAAAGAAGAAAGCTATCCTGAAGCTATAGCTCTAGCAACGGTTTCTTCTTTAGGCATGCCTGATGTGCGAATGGTCCTCATGAAGTCTTTTGATGAAAGAGGTTTCGTTTTTTTTACAAATTATCAGGGTAAAAAAGCTCAGGATATTGAGTTTTGTTCCCAGGCAACGATTTGCTTTTACTGGAAATCCTTACAAAGACAAATTCGTATTTCTGGAACCTTAGCAAAAACCTCTGGGCAAGAATCTGATGACTACTTCCAAACTCGTCCCCGCTTAAGTCAAATCGGCGCATGGGCCTCCAAACAAAGTGAAGTCATGAGCAGCGAATACGAATTAGAGAAACGAGTTGTTGAATTTACTTTAAAGTTTCATGTCGGCCCCGTTCCCCGTCCTCCTCAATGGGGCGGTTACCGATTGAGTCCCCAACGTTTTGAATTCTGGGAAGAACGCCCCTCCCGCATTCACCGCCGCAGAGAGTTCTTATTGAAAGATTCAGAATGGACCTCTTCATTTATATTTCCCTAA
- a CDS encoding ammonium transporter: MNNTNLINSGDTAWILTATGLVLLMTPGLAMFYGGMVRKKNLLSTMFQSFISMSVVSLLWVLVGFSLSFGDSLGGIIGNPLTYLGFQNVGFSPNAVYSATIPFALFALFQMKFAIITPALVSGAFAERIRFKAYLLFLVFFSLVIYAPIAHWTWHPDGFLRKMGVLDFAGGTVVHISAGIAALVAALMMRKRANAEHIPSNIPFVMLGTGLLWFGWFGFNSGSALGANSQAVQAFLTTNTASAAGMLTWLLLDWWKKGKPSALGACIGAVIGLVGITPAAGFVSVGSSVLIGTIASVAAYYVVALRSRTEVDDTLDVFPCHGIGGIVGMIMTAVLAQDVGLIAGNTSTLKAHLIGLIVVVTYTAVASYLGFSLIRKILPLEIDIEAETIGLDLHQHGEHIGETMGIQGRV, translated from the coding sequence ATGAATAACACAAATTTAATTAATTCTGGTGACACGGCTTGGATTCTAACTGCCACGGGATTAGTTCTTTTAATGACTCCAGGTTTAGCGATGTTCTATGGTGGGATGGTTCGTAAAAAAAATCTTCTCTCTACCATGTTTCAAAGTTTTATTTCCATGTCTGTCGTTAGTCTTTTATGGGTCCTTGTTGGATTTAGTCTTTCCTTTGGCGATAGTTTGGGTGGAATTATCGGAAATCCCTTGACCTATCTTGGCTTTCAAAATGTAGGATTTTCACCCAATGCAGTTTACTCGGCCACGATTCCATTTGCTCTCTTTGCTCTTTTTCAAATGAAGTTTGCTATTATCACACCGGCCTTAGTTTCTGGGGCCTTTGCCGAAAGAATCCGCTTCAAGGCCTATCTTCTTTTTCTGGTATTTTTCAGTTTAGTTATTTATGCTCCTATCGCCCATTGGACTTGGCATCCTGATGGTTTCCTCAGGAAAATGGGAGTTCTTGATTTTGCCGGTGGTACGGTAGTTCATATTTCTGCGGGAATTGCCGCCCTCGTCGCAGCGCTGATGATGAGAAAACGAGCTAACGCTGAACACATTCCAAGCAATATTCCCTTTGTCATGCTAGGAACAGGTCTTCTATGGTTTGGTTGGTTTGGTTTTAACTCAGGATCAGCACTAGGGGCTAATTCTCAAGCTGTACAAGCCTTTTTAACCACGAATACCGCTTCCGCAGCAGGTATGTTGACGTGGTTACTGCTCGATTGGTGGAAAAAGGGAAAACCCTCAGCTCTTGGAGCTTGTATCGGAGCCGTTATTGGCCTTGTCGGAATTACGCCTGCCGCTGGTTTTGTGAGTGTGGGGTCAAGTGTTCTTATAGGTACCATTGCCTCCGTAGCGGCTTATTACGTGGTGGCGCTGAGATCTCGTACCGAAGTTGATGACACCCTCGACGTTTTTCCTTGTCACGGTATTGGTGGAATTGTCGGAATGATCATGACGGCTGTTCTGGCCCAAGATGTGGGTTTGATAGCAGGTAATACCAGCACTCTCAAAGCCCATCTTATCGGTTTGATTGTCGTTGTTACTTACACGGCGGTGGCTTCTTATCTTGGATTTAGTCTTATCCGCAAAATTTTACCTTTAGAAATAGATATCGAGGCAGAGACTATTGGTTTAGACCTTCACCAACATGGAGAGCACATAGGTGAAACCATGGGAATCCAAGGTCGCGTTTAA
- a CDS encoding ATP-binding protein, whose protein sequence is MERYIKKQILEDLNEKMVLLAGPRQVGKTTLSKILMKNCDYMNWDIDEDRSRILAKEFQKSSLWVFDEIHKYKKWRNYLKGLVDKFQSDQKILVTGSARLDILRKGGDSLQGRYHFLRLMPLTVNELKLSNNQDVLDLYELSGFPEPYFKASKVGCNRWSRSYRERIVRQEVASNEQFHDLATVEIVFQRLPALVGGLFSANSLSEDIQVDQKTLVKWVNALERLYAIFKVSPFGPPKIKAIKKAQKIFFYDWNAIIEPGHRFENFVAVHLLKWVYFEQDVQGRDLDLRFYRDKYDHEVDFIILENSKPVMFIETKLTDQETSKGLRYLKSKYKNVRALQIHILGKKEYIDGNGIEHCHCLRLLKELV, encoded by the coding sequence ATGGAAAGATACATAAAAAAGCAAATTCTAGAGGATTTGAATGAAAAAATGGTTTTACTCGCTGGTCCTCGCCAGGTTGGCAAGACAACCCTCTCTAAAATTCTAATGAAAAATTGTGACTATATGAATTGGGATATCGATGAAGATCGATCGCGAATTCTTGCCAAGGAGTTTCAGAAAAGTTCTCTTTGGGTGTTTGATGAAATTCACAAGTATAAAAAATGGCGAAATTACCTAAAGGGACTAGTTGATAAATTTCAATCGGATCAGAAAATTTTGGTAACAGGAAGTGCCAGGCTGGATATCTTAAGAAAAGGTGGTGACAGCCTTCAGGGTCGTTATCACTTTCTTCGATTAATGCCATTAACAGTGAATGAATTGAAACTTTCAAACAATCAAGACGTCCTAGACTTATATGAATTAAGTGGTTTTCCTGAACCTTATTTTAAAGCATCAAAGGTCGGCTGTAATCGATGGTCAAGATCTTATAGAGAGAGGATCGTTCGGCAAGAAGTTGCGTCGAACGAGCAATTTCATGATCTTGCGACAGTGGAGATTGTTTTTCAAAGACTGCCAGCATTGGTCGGTGGGCTATTTTCAGCAAATAGTCTGTCCGAAGACATTCAGGTGGATCAAAAAACCTTAGTTAAGTGGGTGAATGCCTTGGAAAGACTCTATGCTATCTTTAAGGTCTCGCCATTTGGACCACCAAAAATTAAGGCAATTAAAAAAGCACAAAAGATATTTTTTTACGATTGGAACGCAATTATAGAACCGGGGCATCGATTTGAAAATTTTGTGGCGGTTCACTTGTTAAAGTGGGTTTATTTTGAACAGGATGTTCAGGGTCGAGATTTAGACTTAAGGTTTTATCGTGACAAATATGATCACGAGGTTGATTTTATAATTTTAGAAAATAGCAAACCAGTGATGTTTATTGAAACCAAACTGACAGACCAAGAGACCTCAAAGGGCTTGCGCTATCTCAAATCAAAATATAAAAACGTGCGCGCCCTTCAAATTCACATTCTTGGGAAAAAGGAATATATCGATGGCAATGGAATCGAACATTGCCATTGCCTCAGACTTCTCAAAGAGTTGGTTTGA
- the argH gene encoding argininosuccinate lyase — MSKLWGGRFTQDTHKEVESFTSSLSIDQRLWKVDIQASIAHAQMLGRQNIIPPSEAQLLIQGLADIAKDLESGTSTIDPCSEDIHSDIEKKLAQKIGSIAGKLHTARSRNDQVATDIRIYLRTEVTEIEEIISKLQGFLVQKASEHLHTLLPGMTHTQHAQPVSLAQHLLAYFWMLERDRERFHESQKRINHLPLGAAALAGTGFPTDRLQLASDLGFDSLCENSLDAVSDRDFIVEFLSSASLSMMHLSKLSEELVLWSTPEFGFVELADEVTTGSSIMPQKKNPDVAELIRGRVGLVYGDLMGALTMMKALPLAYNRDLQEDKTFLFRSVDTLKSCLRLTHLMLTKASFKAQKMKSSLEGDFSNATDLADYLVTKGVSFRIAHEIVGKLVQYCLENKIKMEALTLPELKKTSAVFEQDVLLILSHEAVMNSRSSRGGTSPTAVAAQLELAKKLLKKY; from the coding sequence ATGTCTAAACTTTGGGGTGGTCGCTTCACTCAAGATACGCACAAAGAGGTGGAATCTTTTACGAGCTCTCTGAGTATCGATCAACGCCTTTGGAAAGTGGATATTCAAGCCTCCATCGCCCATGCTCAAATGCTGGGTAGGCAGAATATTATTCCGCCCTCTGAGGCCCAGCTCCTCATTCAAGGATTAGCAGATATCGCCAAAGACCTAGAGTCTGGTACTTCTACTATAGATCCCTGCTCTGAAGATATCCATTCCGATATCGAAAAGAAATTGGCGCAAAAAATTGGAAGTATCGCTGGCAAGCTCCACACCGCTCGAAGTCGCAATGATCAAGTGGCCACAGATATTCGGATCTATTTAAGAACTGAAGTCACTGAAATAGAAGAAATTATTTCCAAACTCCAAGGTTTTTTAGTCCAAAAAGCTTCTGAACATCTGCATACCTTGTTGCCGGGAATGACCCACACTCAGCATGCTCAACCAGTGAGCCTCGCCCAGCATCTGCTAGCGTATTTTTGGATGCTCGAACGGGACCGCGAGCGATTTCATGAATCACAAAAACGGATCAATCATCTTCCCCTGGGGGCGGCAGCCCTTGCAGGAACTGGATTTCCTACCGATCGTCTTCAGTTGGCCAGCGATTTAGGATTCGATTCCCTATGTGAAAACAGTTTAGATGCTGTCAGTGATCGCGATTTTATCGTTGAATTTTTATCCTCGGCTTCTCTATCCATGATGCATCTTTCAAAACTGAGCGAAGAGCTGGTCCTGTGGAGCACTCCCGAATTTGGATTCGTTGAATTAGCCGATGAGGTCACCACTGGTTCAAGCATCATGCCTCAAAAGAAAAATCCAGATGTGGCAGAGCTTATCAGGGGACGAGTTGGCTTGGTCTATGGCGATTTGATGGGAGCCCTGACCATGATGAAAGCCTTGCCATTAGCCTACAATCGAGACTTACAAGAAGATAAAACATTTCTATTTCGAAGTGTTGACACTTTGAAATCATGTTTGCGTCTGACCCATCTCATGTTAACGAAAGCTTCGTTTAAAGCGCAAAAAATGAAATCAAGCCTTGAGGGAGATTTTTCCAACGCAACGGATTTGGCTGATTATCTCGTCACCAAAGGAGTGTCTTTTCGCATCGCCCACGAGATTGTTGGCAAGTTGGTTCAGTACTGCTTAGAAAATAAAATAAAAATGGAAGCCCTCACTTTGCCTGAATTAAAAAAAACGAGCGCTGTTTTTGAACAGGATGTTTTGTTGATTCTTTCTCATGAAGCCGTCATGAATTCTCGAAGTTCCAGGGGGGGCACTTCCCCTACAGCCGTAGCGGCTCAGCTCGAACTTGCCAAAAAGTTGTTAAAAAAATACTAA
- a CDS encoding argininosuccinate synthase, whose translation MSEKKVLLVYSGGLDTSICIPLMKEEYGYHKVVTVTVDVGQAPEEIKVAAEKAKILGTEHYTVNAQEEFTTEFCWKSLQANGEYQGYPMSTSIARPLIAKKAVEVAEKLGIQAFAHGCTGKGNDQYRIEFGIRSLMPSAVIHAPVREKNMTRTWEIEYALKNNVPIQQSLEKIWSIDENLWGRSIEGGRLEEPDFTPPEEIFQWTQSAEKAEVKPLVIDLQFQDGVPVAINGEKRSPANLVLQMNQIAGAHGIGRIDIMEDRMMGLKVRENYECPGATVFLKAHRALENLVLTRDEIRFKSLIDQEWSHLAYEGRWWDPLKEDLEAFIGETQKRVSGHVILKLYKANLTVVGRKSDWALYSEDLASFDTTTFDQRESTGSVKNFGLQARMYQQLLKKRR comes from the coding sequence ATGTCAGAAAAAAAAGTACTTTTAGTTTATAGTGGAGGTCTCGACACCTCTATATGTATTCCCCTGATGAAAGAAGAATATGGTTATCACAAGGTGGTGACGGTCACTGTCGATGTTGGACAAGCTCCGGAAGAAATCAAAGTCGCCGCTGAAAAGGCAAAAATATTAGGAACAGAACATTATACTGTCAATGCTCAAGAGGAATTTACGACAGAGTTTTGTTGGAAGTCCTTGCAAGCTAACGGGGAGTACCAAGGTTACCCGATGTCGACCTCGATCGCCCGCCCCTTGATCGCCAAAAAAGCAGTGGAAGTAGCAGAGAAACTAGGAATTCAGGCCTTTGCCCATGGCTGTACGGGAAAGGGAAACGATCAGTACCGGATTGAATTTGGCATTCGAAGCCTAATGCCTTCGGCCGTGATACATGCACCGGTGCGTGAAAAAAACATGACTCGCACTTGGGAGATTGAATATGCTCTCAAAAATAACGTGCCTATCCAGCAAAGCTTGGAAAAAATTTGGAGTATCGATGAAAACCTTTGGGGACGATCCATTGAAGGCGGTCGTTTAGAAGAGCCAGACTTTACCCCACCCGAAGAAATATTTCAATGGACCCAATCTGCAGAAAAAGCAGAAGTCAAACCACTGGTCATTGATTTGCAATTTCAAGATGGCGTGCCCGTGGCTATCAATGGCGAGAAACGCAGTCCTGCTAATTTGGTTTTGCAAATGAACCAAATAGCCGGAGCTCACGGTATCGGTCGCATCGATATTATGGAAGATCGAATGATGGGCTTAAAGGTTCGCGAAAATTATGAATGCCCTGGCGCCACGGTTTTTTTAAAAGCCCATAGGGCCTTGGAAAATTTGGTTCTCACTCGGGATGAAATTCGCTTTAAAAGTTTGATCGATCAAGAATGGAGTCATCTGGCCTACGAAGGACGTTGGTGGGACCCCTTAAAAGAAGATTTAGAAGCCTTCATCGGCGAAACACAAAAACGTGTGAGTGGGCATGTGATTTTAAAACTTTATAAGGCGAACTTAACCGTCGTTGGCAGGAAATCTGATTGGGCCCTGTACTCTGAAGACTTGGCTTCCTTTGATACAACAACCTTTGATCAAAGGGAAAGTACAGGTTCCGTAAAAAACTTTGGACTGCAAGCTCGCATGTACCAACAGCTTTTGAAAAAAAGAAGGTAA
- the argF gene encoding ornithine carbamoyltransferase, whose amino-acid sequence MFSIHSHHFLTGEELSQLELLNLLNVAEDLRKSRGTKAIKPLEGKSLALIFEKPSLRTRLSFTVGIQELGGQVIELNSSQKKFEEPEDTIRVLQGMVHGVMLRTFEHSNLERMVTKSRIPIINGLSDLHHPCQALADLQTLLQNFGKLKGLKLAYVGDGNNVLHSLLLLLPMAGVDVHYSCPKGFEPDPSILERAHLRAAKTGAKIRSFKTPKAAVKGVNAISTDVWTSMGSEDKASTREGAFTGYQVNLELYSHARPGALVMHCLPMIKGLEITAEMVEHPCSALFQQAENRLHSQKALMLGIWNGLRHYAPYSNAHHSLECLHEEVHQTLELQARS is encoded by the coding sequence ATGTTTTCAATCCATTCTCATCATTTCTTAACAGGTGAAGAATTATCTCAATTGGAATTACTAAACTTATTGAACGTGGCTGAAGACCTCCGAAAATCTCGAGGAACTAAAGCCATTAAACCTCTTGAAGGAAAAAGCCTTGCTTTGATTTTTGAAAAACCGTCCTTAAGAACAAGATTGAGTTTTACGGTGGGTATTCAAGAGCTCGGTGGGCAAGTGATTGAGCTCAACTCGAGTCAAAAAAAATTCGAAGAACCCGAAGACACCATTCGAGTCTTACAAGGAATGGTTCATGGTGTGATGCTCAGAACCTTTGAACATAGCAATCTCGAACGAATGGTCACTAAATCGAGAATTCCAATTATCAACGGGTTGTCGGATCTTCACCATCCTTGCCAGGCCCTTGCCGACTTGCAAACCTTGCTACAAAACTTTGGAAAGCTCAAAGGTTTGAAATTAGCTTATGTAGGTGATGGAAATAATGTTTTACATTCGCTTTTACTATTATTGCCAATGGCGGGTGTGGATGTTCATTATTCCTGCCCCAAAGGCTTTGAACCCGATCCGTCGATTCTAGAAAGAGCCCATTTACGAGCCGCCAAAACGGGAGCTAAAATTCGATCTTTTAAAACTCCCAAAGCGGCAGTTAAAGGTGTGAATGCCATTTCCACAGACGTGTGGACCAGCATGGGATCTGAAGATAAGGCTTCAACCAGAGAAGGCGCTTTTACTGGTTACCAGGTTAATTTGGAACTTTATAGCCATGCAAGGCCTGGAGCTTTGGTGATGCATTGTTTGCCAATGATCAAGGGGCTAGAAATTACTGCCGAGATGGTGGAGCATCCGTGCTCTGCTTTATTTCAACAGGCTGAAAACCGACTCCACTCACAAAAAGCCTTGATGTTAGGAATTTGGAATGGGCTTCGTCACTATGCCCCCTATTCCAATGCCCATCATTCCCTTGAATGTCTGCATGAAGAAGTTCATCAAACTTTAGAACTTCAAGCGCGCTCTTAA
- a CDS encoding L,D-transpeptidase family protein, translating into MGLQIFIFNFILSFSLVSYSQTKESLQEYFQENKLLTSELGLFYQSHDFEPFFIQNGQWTPTGESLESIYKQIEENGLISENYGLKQWKTFKENPVYLNQESELLLGKSILSALIHHITGRIPPKSVAKDIEFERNKFSDYQALTLNLLNHPKDLFSELGPKSEPFLQLKEMLIYLKNLEASSNWPLITPFPETLKLNSENEVVLQIKHKLSLFGYHFSYFNKRFDPDLEFAVKDIYANKLLNSEKVIKPDSYFWQYINVPLSTRIVEIQLQMEKLRWLPRELENRYAFVNIANQTIKVFDNNLQDHDPILQFKTINGQVTRKTPSMKDKIVSVTLNPTWTVPLSVFFKDKLRILQKDLSYLNRGNFKVIDVNSDEEIDPYSIDWQEVTRENVYFQLVQMPSYSNALGVVKFSMTNRFSIYLHDTGDRHLFAKNYRFLSSGCVRLEKPIDFAEYLLRATSWTRDKIMNFVAKPGESNKPTLSMVLKSPLPVYLIQLTVEKKDHVIKFYDDYYRQNLALFKSLKSQGFF; encoded by the coding sequence ATGGGTTTACAAATTTTCATTTTTAATTTTATTTTATCATTTTCCTTGGTCTCTTATTCTCAAACGAAAGAGTCCTTACAGGAGTACTTTCAAGAAAACAAATTGCTGACGAGTGAGTTGGGGCTTTTTTATCAAAGTCATGATTTTGAGCCTTTTTTTATCCAAAATGGCCAGTGGACCCCAACTGGAGAATCATTGGAAAGTATTTACAAACAAATTGAAGAAAATGGATTGATTTCAGAAAACTATGGTTTGAAGCAATGGAAGACTTTTAAGGAAAATCCAGTTTATTTAAATCAAGAATCTGAATTGCTCTTAGGAAAAAGTATTCTTTCAGCACTCATTCATCATATTACCGGAAGGATCCCTCCAAAGTCGGTAGCCAAGGATATCGAATTTGAAAGAAATAAATTTTCAGATTATCAGGCCCTTACTTTAAATCTTTTGAATCATCCAAAGGATTTGTTTTCAGAGTTAGGTCCCAAGTCAGAGCCATTTCTTCAACTTAAAGAAATGTTAATCTATCTTAAAAATCTAGAAGCTAGTTCCAATTGGCCTTTGATCACCCCATTTCCGGAAACTTTAAAACTAAACTCAGAAAATGAAGTTGTTTTACAAATCAAACATAAATTATCTTTATTTGGTTATCATTTTTCCTATTTCAATAAACGTTTTGATCCTGACTTGGAATTTGCAGTCAAAGATATTTACGCAAATAAATTACTTAATTCAGAAAAGGTCATAAAACCTGATTCTTACTTTTGGCAATATATTAACGTTCCACTCTCGACTCGAATTGTAGAAATTCAGTTGCAGATGGAAAAGTTGCGATGGCTTCCCAGGGAACTTGAAAATCGATATGCCTTTGTCAATATTGCCAACCAGACTATAAAAGTTTTTGATAATAATCTTCAAGACCACGATCCCATTCTGCAATTTAAGACCATCAATGGCCAGGTAACTCGAAAAACTCCCTCCATGAAAGATAAGATCGTGAGTGTCACTTTGAATCCCACTTGGACCGTTCCCTTGAGCGTGTTCTTTAAAGATAAATTAAGGATCTTACAAAAAGATCTTAGTTATTTAAACAGAGGAAACTTTAAAGTTATCGATGTAAACAGCGACGAGGAAATTGACCCCTACTCTATTGATTGGCAAGAAGTCACCAGAGAGAATGTTTATTTTCAGTTGGTACAGATGCCTAGTTATAGCAATGCCCTGGGTGTGGTTAAATTTTCGATGACAAATCGATTTTCAATTTACCTCCATGATACTGGAGACCGACATTTGTTTGCCAAAAATTATAGGTTTCTTAGCTCAGGTTGTGTTCGTCTTGAGAAACCTATCGACTTTGCAGAGTATTTATTACGTGCCACCAGCTGGACCAGGGATAAAATTATGAATTTTGTCGCCAAGCCTGGAGAGTCCAATAAGCCAACCCTTTCCATGGTCCTGAAGTCTCCACTCCCCGTTTATTTAATTCAATTAACCGTAGAAAAGAAAGATCATGTTATTAAATTCTATGATGATTACTACAGGCAAAATTTAGCTTTATTCAAATCTCTTAAAAGCCAAGGATTCTTTTGA
- a CDS encoding transglycosylase SLT domain-containing protein, producing the protein MEQNANLVSCNFNECSSNFEAVNGFSERQLAEEIVKSSYCFGTDPFLIASKVRQESRFDARAISPTGAIGLTQLTRIGLEELLDQLGHRGEAYAMLPAKGYFESVISCYLDQENRSVFSDFPEILTYENEKKKLAYVDNSIAELKTWFSYKTDSDRPEKQMRTRRQLILGQSLLKVYLAYSDRIYAHKNNLFLYNNALKMFNGDKKKVQYAKEVIKKSTYVRPN; encoded by the coding sequence ATGGAACAAAATGCTAACTTGGTCTCTTGTAATTTTAATGAGTGTTCAAGTAATTTCGAAGCTGTTAATGGTTTTTCAGAACGCCAGCTAGCGGAAGAGATTGTGAAATCCTCCTATTGCTTTGGAACCGATCCTTTCCTTATCGCTTCCAAGGTCAGACAAGAATCCAGATTTGATGCCAGAGCCATTTCTCCTACGGGGGCCATCGGATTGACTCAGCTAACTAGGATAGGTTTAGAAGAGCTTCTGGATCAACTTGGACATCGTGGTGAAGCGTATGCCATGCTTCCTGCTAAGGGCTATTTTGAATCAGTGATTTCTTGTTACTTAGATCAAGAGAACCGGAGTGTCTTTAGTGATTTTCCGGAAATTTTAACCTACGAAAATGAAAAGAAAAAGCTGGCGTATGTTGATAACTCCATTGCTGAGCTTAAAACCTGGTTTTCCTATAAAACGGACTCTGATCGACCTGAGAAACAAATGAGAACTCGAAGACAATTGATACTTGGACAGAGTTTATTAAAAGTTTACTTGGCCTATTCCGATCGGATTTATGCTCATAAAAACAACTTGTTTCTTTATAACAATGCTTTGAAGATGTTCAATGGTGACAAAAAAAAAGTTCAATACGCTAAGGAAGTTATTAAAAAGTCAACCTACGTCAGGCCCAATTAG